A genomic segment from Spinacia oleracea cultivar Varoflay chromosome 3, BTI_SOV_V1, whole genome shotgun sequence encodes:
- the LOC110802217 gene encoding T-complex protein 1 subunit theta: MGFNMQPYGIQSMLKEGHRHLSGLEEAVLKNIEACKELSDITRTSLGPNGRNKLVINHLDKLFITNDAGTIVSELEIQHPAAKILVLAGKAQQEEIGDGANLTISFAGELLRGAEELIRMGLHPSEIIIGYTKGINEAIKILGELVEEGSDKMDVRNKDEVISRMKAAVASKQFGQEDMLCNLIADACIQVCPKNPVTYNVDNVRVAKLVGGGLHNSTVVRGMVLKSDAVGSIKRVDKSKVAVFVQGVDTSATETKGTVLIHSADQLENYSKTEEARVEELIKAVAESGANVIVSGGAVGDMALHFCERYKLMVLKISSKFELRRFCRTTGAIALLKLSQPNPDDLGHVDSVSVEEIGGTRVTVVSNEEGGNSITTVVLRGSTDSILDDLERAVDDGVNTYKAMCKDSRTVPGAAATEIELARRLKEFSFKETGLDQYAIAKFAECFEMVPRTLAENAGLDAMQIISSLYSEHSSGNTKVGIDLEEGACKDVSTLSIWDLYVTKFFALKYAADAVCTVLRVDQIIMSKQAGGPRRDAAAAAGAGMDED, from the exons ATGGGGTTCAATATGCAGCCATATGGTATACAGTCGATGCTTAAGGAAGGCCATCGCCATCTTTCTGGGCTCGAAGAAGCCGTCCTTAAAAATATCGAGGCCTGCAAAGAACTCTCCGATATCACTCGCACTTCTCTGGGACCCAATG GAAGGAACAAGTTGGTCATTAACCATTTGGATAAGCTATTTATTACAAACGATGCTGGTACTATTGTGAGTGAGCTCGAGATTCAGCATCCTGCTGCTAAAATCTTGGTTTTAGCTGGTAAGGCTCAGCAAGAGGAGATTGGTGATGGAGCAAACTTGACAATCTCTTTTGCGGGAGAACTTCTCCGTGGTGCGGAAGAGCTAATAAGAATGGGGTTGCACCCAAGTGAAATTATCATAGGATATACCAAAGGAATCAACGAG GCAATTAAGATTTTGGGTGAGTTGGTCGAGGAAGGTTCTGACAAGATGGACGTTAGGAACAAGGATGAAGTTATATCTCGGATGAAAGCTGCTGTTGCAAGCAAGCAATTCGGTCAGGAAGATATGTTGTGCAACCTTATTGCAGAT GCGTGCATCCAAGTGTGTCCAAAGAACCCTGTAACCTACAATGTAGATAATGTCCGTGTTGCAAAACTTGTGGGAGGAGGTTTGCACAATTCTACTGTTGTTCGAGGCATGGTTTTGAAGAGTGATGCTGTTGGCTCCATAAAGCGAGTGGATAAATCCAAG GTTGCTGTGTTTGTACAAGGTGTTGATACTTCAGCTACTGAAACAAAAGGAACTGTTCTTATTCACAGTGCTGACCAG CTGGAGAATTATTCAAAAACTGAAGAAGCAAGAGTTGAGGAGCTCATTAAGGCCGTTGCGGAGTCTGGTGCCAACGTTATAGTGAGTGGTGGAGCTGTAGGAGACATGGCATTGCACTTCTGTGAGCGTTACAA GCTCATGGTCCTCAAGATCAGCTCTAAGTTTGAGTTGCGAAGATTTTGTCGGACAACTGGGGCAATTGCCTTG TTGAAGCTCAGCCAGCCTAACCCAGATGATTTGGGACATGTCGATTCCGTTTCTGTTGAGGAAATTGGTGGCACCAGG GTTACTGTTGTAAGTAATGAAGAAGGTGGAAACTCTATAACGACAGTGGTGTTACGAGGAAGTACAGATAGTATATTGGATGATCTGGAAAGAGCAGTTGACGATGGAGTAAACACCTACAAG GCTATGTGCAAGGATAGCCGAACTGTCCCTGGTGCAGCAGCTACTGAGATTGAATTAGCAAGGAGACTGAAagagttttctttcaaagaaACAGG ATTAGATCAGTATGCTATTGCAAAGTTTGCGGAGTGTTTTGAGATGGTCCCCAGAACTCTAGCAGAGAATGCTGGCCTTGATGCGATGCAAATCATCTCATCATTATACAGTGAACATTCATCTGGGAACACAAAAGTCGGCATTGACCTGGAGGAGGGTGCCTGCAAGGATGTTTCAACCTTGAGCATCTGGGACCTCTATGTCACCAA ATTTTTTGCTCTTAAATATGCTGCTGATGCTGTCTGCACTGTTCTACGAGTTGATCAG ATAATTATGTCAAAACAAGCTGGTGGACCCAGGAGagatgctgctgctgctgcaggCGCTGGAATGGACGAGGACTGA
- the LOC110802216 gene encoding protein NDH-DEPENDENT CYCLIC ELECTRON FLOW 5, with the protein MSCNFLLSLNTCTLTTTKSINSFPPGVLSTSSRYITLNKNKRDFVSAISVTSPSVSYPEPPLNVEYLESEFGNNGVSFTKLGSNSYVIKILLENGSAASVLMPSGLITSYKPKMWHGSSIEVLHTSVTERGSTYGYDGGVHTIQGGVSLALDCVGENDFSWSPVSWLLTDVKGSSEDSIQVEIISREMGKMVEVKHNITLKDDTLSSEVSVSNSRSSNLELTGSILSHLNVSTPEATYAYGLERSNFVSKLPLISDFSIMPPNLPKNKETSSSQSWPLSSLKGLFTAKRDVKETNEQTEGEEEDNYKHLYGKMSRIYTSAPRNFTIIDRGKRNSVIVGRRGFEELYLYSPGSSHENYGKYAYICVGQSAILKPVRLGPQQTWTGEQQLHNPNL; encoded by the exons ATGTCTTGCAATTTTCTTTTATCATTAAATACATGTACATTAACCACCACAAAATCCATAAACTCATTTCCTCCTGGCGTTTTATCTACTTCATCGCGGTATATTACCTTGAACAAGAACAAAAGAGACTTTGTATCAGCAATATCAGTGACTTCTCCTTCTGTTTCCTACCCAGAACCTCCCTTGAATGTGGAATACTTGGAGAGTGAATTTGGCAACAATGGAGTTTCATTCACCAAGCTTGGAAGCAACAGCTATGTAATCAAGATACTTTTGGAAAACGGAAGTGCAGCCAGTGTTTTAATGCCAAGTGGTCTGATCACATCCTATAAGCCTAAGATGTGGCATGGAAGCTCCATTGAGGTTTTGCATACCTCGGTCACGGAGAGAGGGAGTACTTATGGTTATGATGGTGGTGTTCATACCATTCAAGGTGGTGTATCTTTGGCATTGGATTGTGTTGGTGAGAATGACTTTTCATGGTCTCCTGTTAGTTGGCTTCTTACTGATGTTAAAGGAAGCTCTGAAGATTCCATTCAG GTAGAAATAATAAGCAGAGAGATGGGGAAAATGGTAGAAGTGAAACACAACATAACTCTGAAAGACGATACCTTGAGTTCAGAGGTTAGTGTTTCAAACTCGAGATCTTCAAATCTCGAGTTAACAGGTTCTATTCTAAGCCATCTGAATGTGAGCACACCAGAGGCCACTTATGCATATGGATTAGAGAGATCAAATTTTGTCAGCAAGCTACCCCTCATTTCAGACTTCTCTATTATGCCTCCCAACTTACCAAAGAACAAAGAGACTAGTTCTAGTCAGTCATGGCCTCTATCGTCACTCAAGGGGCTGTTTACTGCGAAAAGGGATGTCAAAGAAACAAACGAACAAACAGAAGGTGAAGAGGAAGACAATTATAAACATTTATATGGAAAAATGAGCAGGATATACACAAGTGCTCCTCGAAACTTCACAATTATAGACAGG GGTAAAAGAAATTCAGTTATTGTAGGAAGGAGAGGCTTTGAAGAGCTATACCTGTATAGTCCTGGATCAAGTCATGAAAACTACGGCAAGTATGCTTACATATGTGTTGGACAATCAGCTATTCTCAAACCTGTAAGGTTAGGTCCTCAGCAAACGTGGACTGGAGAGCAGCAGTTACACAATCCAAATCTTTAA
- the LOC110802223 gene encoding photosynthetic NDH subunit of subcomplex B 2, chloroplastic, which translates to MASLLPFSLLKPTTICKASSTAAPPAALVESLNDQFARKGINFLESTDTSTNISSPIVELSVRNGSSLKLQLSNAHVTSYKPKVYWKDDGFEEVLYTLPLSKGGIGLVLNDVTQPVTTTKKPDPFRRSEPAAAAAAKGSLLAGAEWSVRDVDSDSFDAVQVELSCTSGSLEITYVVSLYPESMASAVLVKNNGNKAIGLTSAILSHIQFKKRSGSGIQGLQGCSYCSHPPLSSPFEIVSPAEAMKAEDPGMFSFSSESPSKLGEWTTQEVPITILKNKLSRVYTAPPSERSKKFYRTTPSKYETVDQGRELVFRVIRMGYDDILVSSPGSLSEKYGRDYFICTGPASILVPVTVNPGEEWRGAQVIEHDNLT; encoded by the exons ATGGCCTCTCTACTACCATTCTCCCTCCTCAAACCCACTACAATCTGCAAAGCCTCATCAACCGCCGCACCACCGGCTGCTCTCGTTGAGTCTCTCAACGACCAGTTTGCAAGAAAAGGCATAAACTTTTTGGAATCAACtgatacaagtacaaatatcAGCAGTCCCATTGTTGAGCTTAGTGTTAGAAATGGAAGCTCATTAAAGCTGCAACTATCCAATGCTCATGTTACCTCATATAAGCCTAAAGTATACTGGAAAGACGACGGTTTTGAAGAGGTTTTATACACACTTCCACTATCCAAAGGTGGAATTGGCTTAGTGCTTAATGATGTGACTCAACCTGTTACAACAACTAAGAAACCTGATCCTTTCAGAAGGTCTGaacctgctgctgctgctgccgcTAAAGGGTCACTGCTTGCAGGAGCTGAATGGTCTGTCAGAGATGTTGATTCTGATTCTTTTGATGCTGTCCAG GTTGAATTGAGTTGCACCAGTGGAAGTCTTGAAATAACATATGTAGTATCATTGTATCCTGAAAGTATGGCATCAGCAGTTCTTGTGAAAAACAATGGGAACAAGGCGATAGGTCTTACAAGTGCAATACTGAGCCATATCCAATTCAAAAAACGTTCAGGCTCGGGAATACAAGGACTGCAAGGTTGCTCTTATTGTTCCCACCCTCCTTTATCTTCACCCTTTGAAATTGTTTCTCCGGCTGAGGCCATGAAAGCTGAGGACCCCGGCATGTTCTCATTCAGTTCTGAATCTCCTAGCAAGCTTGGTGAATGGACTACGCAAGAAGTGCCTATTACCATTTTGAAAAATAAGTTGAGCAGGGTTTATACAGCTCCTCCTTCAGAGAGATCAAAGAAATTCTACAGAACAACACCATCAAAATATGAGACGGTTGATCAg GGAAGGGAGCTTGTGTTTCGGGTGATAAGAATGGGTTATGATGACATATTGGTGTCAAGTCCTGGATCTTTATCAGAAAAATATGGCAGGGATTACTTCATCTGCACTGGCCCTGCTTCAATCTTGGTACCAGTCACTGTCAACCCAGGAGAGGAGTGGAGAGGGGCGCAGGTTATCGAGCATGATAATCTTACATAA